The DNA sequence AGCTTGCTGGGAGTAGGGCTGCTTACCTTCACCCTCTCCTACGACGAATTTACCCGAACATCACTGGTGTCGGGTCAGAGCAACACTCTGCCACTGGAAATCTTCGGGATGACCACCAACGTTACCTCGCCTGCCCTCTACGCCTTGGGCACGTTGACAACCATTTTCTCGGCGTCGCTGATTTTGATTGCCTTCTTTGCCTACAACGCTGTGGTCAGGCGGCAGCGGGGTAAGGCCTAGGTTACGTTACAAAAGGTGCTGCCCCCGCCCCATCCTCTGCCGACACCTTTAGGATGGGCCAATGGACAGAGATGCTTTTTTGGCCCTATTGCGACAGCACCGGGCGATCGCCGTTATCCGCGCCCTTGATCTCAATCAGGGGCTTGCCATGGCCGAAGCTGCTGCTGCTGGCGGTATCCATCTAATTGAGATTACCTGGAATAGCTGGCATCCTGGGGATCTAGTCAGCAAGCTCAGTCACCGATTGCCCCACTGCACCATCGGCGTTGGCACTGTTTTATCTAAAGCCAATCTGAGAGATGCAGTTGGAGCTGGAGCGCATTTTTGCTTTTGCCCTCACACCGATTCGGCAATTATTGAGCTGGCCCAAAAGATGGAAGTTCCTATTGTGCCAGGTGCTCTCACGCCTAACGAAGTTGTCACCGCCTGGCAAGCCGGAGCAACAGCCGTTAAGGTGTTTCCGATCAATGCCGTGGGAGGAGCCAGCTACATCCGTAGCTTTCAGGGGCCGCTGACTCACATTCCGCTCATTCCTACCGGTGGGGTAACCGTTGAGAATACTAGGGATATGCTGAGGGCAGGGGCGATCGCCGTGGGTCTTTCCACCAGCCTGTTTCCCAAAGCTGCTGTAGCTGAGCAAAACTGGGCAGCGATTACAACTCTAGCAGCTCAGTTGGTGGACACCCTAGCCATTACGGACTCCTCGTTCTAACTGGCCAGTTTAAAGGCCTCCACGCTCACGGCGTAAATAGCCCCAACTTTAAAGCTGTTGATGCAGTCTAGCCAAACCGGTTTTGGCACCGTTTTTACCAGGGCTGGATCGCGCCAGCGACGACTATACACGAGCCAGCTGATCAGCTCTGCCACCAGCACTAAAAGCGCTGAGACAACGGTATCTTGCGCAGCGGCTTGACCGGCGATCGCCGCTAGAGACACCGTAAAAAAGTAGCCTAGCAGCAGGCTCAGCAACACCAGTGATACCCGCCGCCAGGGGTTAATTAGCCACTGACTAAACTGATCACCCAGGTCGTCGATTAGGGTACTTAAACGGGTGCGCTGCATGGGTTTGCCCCTAAAATGCCTCTGCCATATCTAGATCATTCGCTAGCAATGTTTTGCCCTTCTACCAGAAACTAAAACTCAGACCGGCACGCAGGGTGAATGCCCCCCTGACCACAGATATACTCTAGCTGCTCACCCTCAAGATTTAACGCTTGAGAAAAGTCTACCCCCATCAGCAGTTCGGTGTTTTTTGGCGCCACGATGGTGGTTACAAACGCATCTTCCTGCGATCGCTCCGGCGTAAAAAATTGCGCCCCAGCCAGATCGACCCCAGCCAAGTTCGCCTTTTTCAAAACTGTTCTCTCTAGGTTAGCCCCTACCAAATTTGCTCCCTCCAGGTTGGCCTGGCTCAGGTCAGCCCCTTGCAGCCCAACCTGAGTGAGGTTAGCCTGGCGTAGATTAGCTGCCGTTAGGTCCGCCTCGCTCAGATTAGCGTCAGCCAAATCCGCCCGGGTTAGATCCGCCGAGGTCAGCGTTGCCCCCGCCAGATACGCCTGCCGCAGGCGAGCATCTACAAGGCTGGCCTGGCTCAAGTTGGCGTCGGTCAAATCTGCCCCCACCAAACTGGCACCGTTAAACTTGCCGTGGCTAACATCCGCAGCAATAAACCAGGCGCTGCTTGCATTAGCCCCAGAAAAATCAGCATAGGCCGCCAGGGAATTGCTCAAGTTGGCCCGCAACAGGCTGGTATTGCGAAACACCGTACGGTGCAAATGGGCAGCCACCAGACTGACTTCTGTTAGATCTGAGCCACTGAAGTCAGTTGTCCAATCATCAAAGGTATCCTGACGACCATCTGCCCCCACATCGAAAAGCTTGGCCTTGCGCATTCTCGCCCCCGAAAGCACGGCGTTGCGCCAGGTAATTCCCGCCAAATGCTGTTGCTCCAACACCATGGTAAAGGCGTCAGGGCTTTCAATTATATAGCTCAAATTGGTGCCGCTGAGGTCAATCTGGTTAAGATTGCCGCTGTGCAGTACCAAAATTTTAGTCAAGGTTTGCTTCACCGTGCGCTGTCGCAGCTGTGGCAGCAGTCGCT is a window from the Leptolyngbya subtilissima AS-A7 genome containing:
- a CDS encoding bifunctional 4-hydroxy-2-oxoglutarate aldolase/2-dehydro-3-deoxy-phosphogluconate aldolase: MDRDAFLALLRQHRAIAVIRALDLNQGLAMAEAAAAGGIHLIEITWNSWHPGDLVSKLSHRLPHCTIGVGTVLSKANLRDAVGAGAHFCFCPHTDSAIIELAQKMEVPIVPGALTPNEVVTAWQAGATAVKVFPINAVGGASYIRSFQGPLTHIPLIPTGGVTVENTRDMLRAGAIAVGLSTSLFPKAAVAEQNWAAITTLAAQLVDTLAITDSSF
- a CDS encoding DUF565 domain-containing protein, producing the protein MQRTRLSTLIDDLGDQFSQWLINPWRRVSLVLLSLLLGYFFTVSLAAIAGQAAAQDTVVSALLVLVAELISWLVYSRRWRDPALVKTVPKPVWLDCINSFKVGAIYAVSVEAFKLAS